A stretch of Chitinivibrionales bacterium DNA encodes these proteins:
- a CDS encoding PEGA domain-containing protein, whose product MTKQNYSMMGIVLLLLALAGAGPAVTTDTLAAKKIASAVAKEAPAAKKVIPAVKKDTLTTANDTIVAKKETAGVKDSAARPAYGRLSITTEPAQAEVMLDSAARGQSPCVLDSVTPGPHVLIIKKKGFFGKKVSIDVPADSMVALPVTLVAPGGLVVTTRPSGARVLLDGKEMGVTPWENAKLRPGTHAFACEKDGFAAYEKQVTVVEGKTDSLSFALEPKPAAPAAAPVKEKGKPVGFDKVTAIVVGCVFVVFAIVLLAVDLQK is encoded by the coding sequence ATGACGAAACAAAATTATTCGATGATGGGAATTGTTTTATTGCTCCTGGCGCTCGCGGGGGCCGGGCCGGCGGTAACGACAGACACGCTCGCGGCCAAAAAGATCGCTTCTGCGGTTGCCAAGGAAGCACCCGCGGCTAAAAAGGTTATCCCTGCCGTCAAGAAGGACACGCTGACAACGGCAAATGATACGATAGTTGCGAAGAAAGAAACGGCTGGCGTAAAGGATTCAGCCGCAAGACCGGCCTATGGCCGCTTGTCAATCACCACCGAGCCCGCCCAGGCCGAGGTGATGCTCGACAGCGCCGCGAGGGGCCAGAGCCCCTGCGTTCTCGACAGCGTCACGCCGGGCCCGCACGTCCTTATCATAAAGAAAAAGGGATTTTTCGGAAAAAAAGTGAGCATCGACGTCCCGGCCGACAGCATGGTGGCGTTGCCGGTCACGCTGGTGGCCCCGGGAGGTCTGGTGGTGACCACACGGCCCTCCGGCGCGCGCGTTCTTCTTGACGGAAAAGAAATGGGCGTGACGCCGTGGGAAAACGCGAAACTCAGGCCGGGCACGCATGCCTTTGCATGCGAAAAGGACGGTTTTGCAGCGTACGAAAAGCAGGTCACGGTTGTTGAAGGAAAAACGGACTCGCTGTCCTTTGCGTTGGAACCTAAACCGGCGGCGCCGGCGGCAGCACCGGTCAAAGAAAAAGGCAAGCCGGTGGGATTTGACAAGGTCACGGCCATCGTGGTCGGCTGCGTTTTCGTAGTGTTCGCGATCGTGCTCCTTGCCGTTGATTTGCAAAAATGA
- a CDS encoding SUMF1/EgtB/PvdO family nonheme iron enzyme, which yields MRQFFFIFLSLVFPLGAQTANFPGGAFQMGGAGGDSNETPSHAVTLSPFSLDIYEVTRAQYDSCVAAGRCTPAHYDDGACVIWTNQGFKNVRVPPAFSSPAYPVVCVTWFQAQQYCLYKGEKLPTEAQWEYAAEAGRNATYSWGEQPPSAANCTQPSVKRPQKPGSFSPNPAGLYDMTGNVWEWVSDHYAPDYYSVSPPQDPQGAEAGQYRVIRGGGWYSTAHQLRIKNRHWFEPNFGEVSIGFRCAR from the coding sequence ATGCGTCAATTTTTTTTTATATTTTTATCTCTCGTTTTTCCGCTCGGCGCCCAGACGGCAAATTTCCCGGGCGGGGCGTTTCAGATGGGCGGCGCGGGCGGCGATTCCAACGAAACGCCTTCCCACGCCGTCACGCTTTCCCCGTTCTCGCTTGACATTTACGAAGTGACGCGAGCGCAATACGATTCGTGCGTGGCCGCCGGCCGCTGCACGCCCGCACATTACGACGACGGCGCATGCGTCATCTGGACAAACCAGGGATTCAAAAACGTGCGGGTGCCGCCGGCGTTTTCCAGCCCCGCGTATCCGGTGGTGTGCGTCACCTGGTTCCAGGCGCAGCAATACTGCCTGTACAAAGGCGAAAAACTTCCCACCGAGGCGCAGTGGGAATACGCGGCCGAAGCGGGACGGAACGCGACCTATTCCTGGGGCGAGCAGCCGCCGTCGGCAGCCAACTGCACGCAGCCGTCTGTCAAGCGGCCGCAGAAACCGGGTTCGTTCAGTCCGAACCCTGCGGGTTTGTACGACATGACCGGAAACGTGTGGGAATGGGTTTCCGACCACTATGCGCCCGACTATTATTCCGTTTCGCCGCCGCAAGACCCTCAAGGCGCGGAGGCGGGGCAATACCGCGTGATCAGGGGCGGCGGCTGGTACAGCACGGCGCACCAGCTCCGGATAAAGAACCGCCACTGGTTCGAACCCAATTTCGGCGAAGTGAGCATAGGATTCAGATGCGCCAGATAA
- a CDS encoding T9SS type A sorting domain-containing protein has protein sequence MAPIGKSRLFCFSKSVLICLLIISGTCLGQSRWEWRNPLPQGNHLYSVAYGNGLCIAVGSAGTILVSQDAAAWSVTSTSQTSQFHSVAFGNSSFVAVGYGGTILTSSDATTWTTRSSGTTNDLNYVAYIGNQFVAVGASGTILTSPDGIIWATRNSTTSKYLYSASYGSNEFTVVGDGGTILTSPDCIIWTPQNSGTTFPLYSITYGDSEFVAVGGFPGMTSGVILTSKNGTTWSSKPSGTLNALLSVVFDNGMFVAGGFAGTIVVSNDGSTWSLESSITSNSIFSVVYANGKFLAVGGFGTILTSSNGTTWASISSGTLSNLNSVTYSDNKFIAVGEKGTIFASSGISVWNSKSSGITDFHSSVAYGDSVFVVVGNNSTILTSLDASTWTTRLSGSQQLLTCVTYANSKFVTVGTYGTVLTSTDGAVWRGESSETTIDIRAVTYGNGQLVVAGDSGRILTSPDGAAWAPVTSGVSYGLTSLAYGNSEFIAVGNHGTVLTSYDANTWTSRLSGTVNNLHSVAYGDNQFVAVGDSGTILISADASSWRPTNPGTSYALNSITCGNSQFVVVGEAGTILSSEKDSSGIVFRSHSINFSCGRVIVHIAKMLIYTTVPYIPKASQLKITIFNIAGKKVYSLLTETSNGILDVPTFQLPTGMLFISISDNKKTVFSSPLVLVR, from the coding sequence ATGGCACCAATTGGCAAATCTAGGCTATTTTGTTTTTCAAAAAGCGTTCTAATTTGTCTTCTTATTATTTCTGGTACCTGCCTCGGACAATCAAGATGGGAGTGGAGAAATCCCCTGCCACAAGGAAATCACCTTTATTCCGTGGCGTATGGGAATGGCCTCTGCATCGCCGTGGGTAGTGCAGGTACAATCCTAGTTTCCCAAGATGCTGCAGCTTGGTCGGTAACATCTACTTCACAAACAAGCCAATTTCATTCCGTGGCCTTTGGGAATAGCTCGTTCGTGGCCGTGGGGTACGGAGGTACAATCCTAACTTCCTCCGACGCAACCACATGGACGACGAGAAGTTCCGGGACAACTAATGACCTTAATTACGTAGCTTATATCGGCAATCAGTTTGTCGCTGTTGGTGCATCAGGTACGATTTTAACGTCACCAGACGGAATAATTTGGGCAACAAGGAATTCAACGACAAGTAAATACCTCTATTCCGCAAGTTATGGTAGTAATGAATTCACCGTAGTAGGCGATGGGGGGACAATATTAACCTCTCCTGACTGCATAATTTGGACACCACAGAATTCAGGAACAACTTTTCCCTTGTATTCTATCACCTACGGCGACAGTGAATTCGTTGCTGTTGGCGGGTTCCCCGGAATGACGAGTGGCGTTATTCTAACGTCCAAAAACGGCACGACATGGTCAAGTAAGCCATCAGGGACGCTTAATGCTTTACTTTCGGTTGTTTTTGACAATGGAATGTTTGTCGCTGGGGGCTTTGCCGGAACAATTGTGGTTTCCAATGACGGTTCAACTTGGTCACTCGAGTCGTCAATAACAAGTAATAGTATATTCTCTGTAGTTTATGCTAACGGCAAGTTTCTTGCAGTTGGTGGGTTTGGAACAATTCTTACATCTTCTAATGGCACCACATGGGCAAGTATTTCATCTGGAACTTTGAGTAACCTAAATTCCGTAACCTACAGCGACAATAAGTTCATTGCAGTGGGTGAGAAGGGAACTATATTTGCCTCGTCAGGTATTTCAGTGTGGAATAGCAAATCGTCAGGAATCACCGATTTTCATTCTTCAGTGGCCTATGGCGATAGCGTGTTTGTAGTTGTAGGCAATAATAGCACCATTCTTACGTCGTTGGACGCATCTACCTGGACAACCAGATTATCTGGTTCGCAGCAGTTGCTCACTTGCGTAACCTATGCTAATAGCAAGTTTGTGACGGTTGGCACTTATGGCACAGTTCTCACATCCACTGACGGCGCTGTTTGGCGAGGTGAATCATCTGAAACCACCATCGACATTCGTGCCGTGACCTATGGGAACGGTCAACTGGTGGTAGCGGGTGATTCCGGCAGGATTTTAACTTCTCCCGACGGTGCGGCTTGGGCACCAGTTACTTCCGGCGTATCTTATGGTTTAACTTCACTGGCATACGGCAATAGCGAGTTCATTGCGGTCGGCAATCATGGTACTGTCCTTACTTCCTATGATGCCAATACATGGACAAGCAGACTCTCGGGAACAGTAAATAACCTCCATTCAGTTGCCTATGGTGACAACCAGTTCGTGGCGGTTGGTGATTCCGGTACAATTTTGATCTCTGCTGACGCAAGTTCTTGGAGGCCGACAAATCCCGGCACTTCCTACGCTCTCAATTCCATAACCTGCGGAAACAGCCAATTTGTTGTAGTAGGCGAGGCGGGTACAATTTTATCCTCAGAGAAAGACAGTTCTGGAATAGTATTCAGATCACACTCCATTAATTTTAGCTGCGGCCGTGTAATTGTCCATATCGCAAAAATGCTTATTTACACAACAGTACCGTACATTCCCAAAGCCAGTCAATTGAAAATAACAATTTTCAATATTGCCGGTAAGAAAGTCTATTCACTTTTAACCGAAACAAGTAATGGAATTCTGGATGTACCAACCTTTCAATTGCCGACCGGTATGTTGTTTATATCAATTTCAGATAACAAGAAAACCGTATTTTCGTCGCCATTGGTTCTTGTGCGTTGA
- a CDS encoding lipocalin family protein: MKKWHSLTLLIVLFFKLNSYGDSHMEPVTNFDLNRYLGKWYELARLPASFEKNLTSVTATYSLKKNGKVKVQNEGTDSKSLKRKTAIGKAKIAQSKDIGYLKVSFFGPFYADYIVLELDKEYQYAMVASSMKYLWILSRKPELEKEIMDKLIQKAKNLGFQIENLYFTPQKTNE, from the coding sequence ATGAAAAAATGGCACAGCCTAACCTTATTAATAGTACTCTTCTTTAAACTTAATAGTTATGGAGATTCACACATGGAACCTGTAACAAACTTTGATTTAAACAGATATTTAGGAAAATGGTATGAACTTGCCCGGTTACCGGCCTCGTTTGAAAAGAACTTAACAAGCGTTACGGCAACCTATTCTTTGAAAAAAAACGGAAAAGTAAAAGTTCAAAACGAAGGAACCGACAGCAAATCCCTGAAAAGAAAAACAGCCATCGGAAAAGCCAAAATTGCCCAAAGCAAGGATATTGGATATCTAAAAGTGTCATTTTTCGGACCATTTTACGCTGACTATATTGTTTTAGAATTGGATAAAGAATATCAATATGCAATGGTAGCCAGCTCAATGAAATATTTATGGATATTATCAAGAAAGCCGGAATTGGAAAAAGAAATAATGGATAAATTAATTCAGAAGGCCAAGAACCTTGGATTTCAAATAGAGAATTTATACTTTACGCCACAGAAAACAAACGAGTAA